One Alnus glutinosa chromosome 3, dhAlnGlut1.1, whole genome shotgun sequence genomic region harbors:
- the LOC133864755 gene encoding RING-H2 finger protein ATL67-like — MSTPPQSSTGYLTNLGLGYAIAVALGFLVLLSTVLLASYLCCRSHRSPNAPNNNHHRSGGGNNNNPNDGIILPRIIFVAEDDEDEEQLRDENVAVGLDQSVINSYPKFPYFRKDGNTGSNSTTCSICLCEYKESEMLRMMPECRHYFHMFCLDAWLKLNGSCPVCRNSPLPTPLSTPLSEVVPLSQYAADRRRRR; from the coding sequence ATGTCCACCCCACCCCAAAGTAGCACCGGCTACCTCACCAACCTCGGCCTCGGCTACGCCATCGCCGTCGCCCTCGGCTTCCTCGTCCTCCTCTCCACCGTTCTCCTCGCCTCCTATCTCTGCTGCCGCTCCCACCGCTCGCCCAATGCCCCCAACAACAACCACCACAGAAGCGGCGGCGGAAACAACAACAACCCCAATGACGGTATCATCCTACCCCGCATAATCTTCGTGGCCGAGGACGACGAGGACGAGGAGCAATTGCGCGATGAAAACGTCGCCGTTGGGCTCGACCAGAGCGTCATCAACTCGTACCCCAAGTTCCCATACTTTCGAAAGGATGGGAACACGGGAAGCAATAGCACGACGTGCTCGATCTGCTTGTGCGAGTACAAGGAGTCGGAGATGTTGAGGATGATGCCAGAGTGCCGGCACTACTTCCACATGTTCTGCCTCGACGCCTGGCTGAAACTGAACGGGTCGTGCCCGGTTTGCAGGAACTCGCCGCTGCCGACCCCGCTGTCCACGCCGCTCTCGGAGGTCGTTCCGCTCTCGCAGTACGCCGCGGATCGGAGGCGGAGGAGGTGA